One Brassica napus cultivar Da-Ae chromosome C4, Da-Ae, whole genome shotgun sequence genomic region harbors:
- the LOC106352940 gene encoding CCR4-NOT transcription complex subunit 9-like isoform X1, whose product MANLPDSLYEDYSTSKLTLPSASSFAPTTTVVPFPDMDTIIQWINDLHNEIPFVSNSALQNLVTHRNTYEILPLLLWKSPCTMTMMLQEIVKIYPHISAPVHSQEGKPPRAYNILLLFQCVAHYPETRGYFLKAEMPHYLFPLMDIDLTYKPLECLRLGALGVLAHMLKAVHTHYIVSSFTAYIFVTKRLNIILNISLVLQPIDGAAVRFLMDNGALRYCTKAIEIGSTESKTVSVFILNKILSTNEGLQYCCVLADRFFLIDGLLKKLLVYLSSMTNPSPSLFNLIAGCYAKLSQKPRAREGLWRYPPVMLLNGTFASLLAVRLKHFVELCMVLVDAVIVKTLSVFVCVFLRRRTQTLLTTVSS is encoded by the exons ATGGCAAATCTACCAGATTCTCTGTACGAGGACTACAGTACAAGCAAGTTGACATTGCCATCTGCTTCTTCCTTTGCTCCAACCACCACAGTCGTACCTTTTCCGGACATGGACACAATTATCCAGTGGATCAATGATCTTCATAATGAGATTCCATTTGTCTCTAATTCCGCGCTCCAAAACCTCGTCACT CATAGGAACACTTATGAGATCTTGCCGCTGCTATTATGGAAATCTCCTTGTACAATGACCATGATGTTGCAG GAGATCGTGAAAATCTACCCACACATCTCAGCTCCAGTACACTCTCAGGAGGGGAAGCCACCTCGAGCGTACAATATTCTGCTTTTGTTCCAG TGCGTAGCTCATTATCCGGAGACAAGAGGCTACTTCCTTAAGG CTGAGATGCCACACTACTTATTTCCTTTGATGGACATTGATCTCACCTATAAGCCTCTCGAATGCCTAAGGCTTGGTGCATTGGGTGTCCTTGCTCATATGTTGAAGGCGGTACATACACATTATATAGTATCCTCTTTCACAGCAtatatttttgtcacaaaaagacttaatattattttgaacatCTCACTTGTCTTACAGCCTATAGACGGAGCTGCTGTTCGTTTCCTTATGGACAATGGTGCTTTACGTTATTGCACCAAAGCTATCGAGATTGGCTCTACAGAGTCAAAGACA GTTTCTGTGTTCATATTGAACAAGATTCTGTCAACTAATGAGGGGCTTCAGTACTGCTGCGTCTTGGCTGATCGTTTTTTCCTCATAGACGGTCTCCTCAAAAAGCTGCTTGTGTATCTTTCTTCCATGACCAACCCTTCTCCTAGCTTGTTCAATCTTATTGCTGGTTGCTACGCCAAGCTCTCCCAGAAGCCCAG GGCTCGTGAAGGATTATGGCGTTACCCTCCTGTCATGCTGCTTAACGGGACCTTCGCCAGTTTACTTGCTGTAAGATTGAAACACTTTGTTGAGCTCTGTATGGTTTTGGTTGATGCGGTAATAGTCAAGACTCTGAgtgtttttgtgtgtgtttttttacgCAGGAGGACCCAGACGCTGTTAACTACCGTAAGCAGCTGA
- the LOC106352940 gene encoding CCR4-NOT transcription complex subunit 9-like isoform X3, producing MANLPDSLYEDYSTSKLTLPSASSFAPTTTVVPFPDMDTIIQWINDLHNEIPFVSNSALQNLVTHRNTYEILPLLLWKSPCTMTMMLQEIVKIYPHISAPVHSQEGKPPRAYNILLLFQCVAHYPETRGYFLKAEMPHYLFPLMDIDLTYKPLECLRLGALGVLAHMLKAPIDGAAVRFLMDNGALRYCTKAIEIGSTESKTVSVFILNKILSTNEGLQYCCVLADRFFLIDGLLKKLLVYLSSMTNPSPSLFNLIAGCYAKLSQKPRAREGLWRYPPVMLLNGTFASLLAEDPDAVNYRKQLIRNMQSKAMK from the exons ATGGCAAATCTACCAGATTCTCTGTACGAGGACTACAGTACAAGCAAGTTGACATTGCCATCTGCTTCTTCCTTTGCTCCAACCACCACAGTCGTACCTTTTCCGGACATGGACACAATTATCCAGTGGATCAATGATCTTCATAATGAGATTCCATTTGTCTCTAATTCCGCGCTCCAAAACCTCGTCACT CATAGGAACACTTATGAGATCTTGCCGCTGCTATTATGGAAATCTCCTTGTACAATGACCATGATGTTGCAG GAGATCGTGAAAATCTACCCACACATCTCAGCTCCAGTACACTCTCAGGAGGGGAAGCCACCTCGAGCGTACAATATTCTGCTTTTGTTCCAG TGCGTAGCTCATTATCCGGAGACAAGAGGCTACTTCCTTAAGG CTGAGATGCCACACTACTTATTTCCTTTGATGGACATTGATCTCACCTATAAGCCTCTCGAATGCCTAAGGCTTGGTGCATTGGGTGTCCTTGCTCATATGTTGAAGGCG CCTATAGACGGAGCTGCTGTTCGTTTCCTTATGGACAATGGTGCTTTACGTTATTGCACCAAAGCTATCGAGATTGGCTCTACAGAGTCAAAGACA GTTTCTGTGTTCATATTGAACAAGATTCTGTCAACTAATGAGGGGCTTCAGTACTGCTGCGTCTTGGCTGATCGTTTTTTCCTCATAGACGGTCTCCTCAAAAAGCTGCTTGTGTATCTTTCTTCCATGACCAACCCTTCTCCTAGCTTGTTCAATCTTATTGCTGGTTGCTACGCCAAGCTCTCCCAGAAGCCCAG GGCTCGTGAAGGATTATGGCGTTACCCTCCTGTCATGCTGCTTAACGGGACCTTCGCCAGTTTACTTGCT GAGGACCCAGACGCTGTTAACTACCGTAAGCAGCTGATTCGGAACATGCAAAGCAAAGCTATGAAGTAG
- the LOC106352940 gene encoding CCR4-NOT transcription complex subunit 9-like isoform X2, translating into MANLPDSLYEDYSTSKLTLPSASSFAPTTTVVPFPDMDTIIQWINDLHNEIPFVSNSALQNLVTHRNTYEILPLLLWKSPCTMTMMLQEIVKIYPHISAPVHSQEGKPPRAYNILLLFQCVAHYPETRGYFLKAEMPHYLFPLMDIDLTYKPLECLRLGALGVLAHMLKAPIDGAAVRFLMDNGALRYCTKAIEIGSTESKTVSVFILNKILSTNEGLQYCCVLADRFFLIDGLLKKLLVYLSSMTNPSPSLFNLIAGCYAKLSQKPRAREGLWRYPPVMLLNGTFASLLAVRLKHFVELCMVLVDAVIVKTLSVFVCVFLRRRTQTLLTTVSS; encoded by the exons ATGGCAAATCTACCAGATTCTCTGTACGAGGACTACAGTACAAGCAAGTTGACATTGCCATCTGCTTCTTCCTTTGCTCCAACCACCACAGTCGTACCTTTTCCGGACATGGACACAATTATCCAGTGGATCAATGATCTTCATAATGAGATTCCATTTGTCTCTAATTCCGCGCTCCAAAACCTCGTCACT CATAGGAACACTTATGAGATCTTGCCGCTGCTATTATGGAAATCTCCTTGTACAATGACCATGATGTTGCAG GAGATCGTGAAAATCTACCCACACATCTCAGCTCCAGTACACTCTCAGGAGGGGAAGCCACCTCGAGCGTACAATATTCTGCTTTTGTTCCAG TGCGTAGCTCATTATCCGGAGACAAGAGGCTACTTCCTTAAGG CTGAGATGCCACACTACTTATTTCCTTTGATGGACATTGATCTCACCTATAAGCCTCTCGAATGCCTAAGGCTTGGTGCATTGGGTGTCCTTGCTCATATGTTGAAGGCG CCTATAGACGGAGCTGCTGTTCGTTTCCTTATGGACAATGGTGCTTTACGTTATTGCACCAAAGCTATCGAGATTGGCTCTACAGAGTCAAAGACA GTTTCTGTGTTCATATTGAACAAGATTCTGTCAACTAATGAGGGGCTTCAGTACTGCTGCGTCTTGGCTGATCGTTTTTTCCTCATAGACGGTCTCCTCAAAAAGCTGCTTGTGTATCTTTCTTCCATGACCAACCCTTCTCCTAGCTTGTTCAATCTTATTGCTGGTTGCTACGCCAAGCTCTCCCAGAAGCCCAG GGCTCGTGAAGGATTATGGCGTTACCCTCCTGTCATGCTGCTTAACGGGACCTTCGCCAGTTTACTTGCTGTAAGATTGAAACACTTTGTTGAGCTCTGTATGGTTTTGGTTGATGCGGTAATAGTCAAGACTCTGAgtgtttttgtgtgtgtttttttacgCAGGAGGACCCAGACGCTGTTAACTACCGTAAGCAGCTGA